The genomic interval TTCAATATGATAATGTCATAGGGCGTGAGCATGATATCGATGTTGCTGCAGCATTTCGTAAAACAGGATATCCCCTTATGACATCTGAACCTGAACCTGCTTTTAGGAGTGAGTTGAACGGGATCGACCGCCGACATATTAACCATGGAAGCCTCCGGATTAGTCCAAAACTTTCTCTATTATACCCCACCATTCATCGGATAAACAAACTTTCGCTTTTGAGAAAGACTAAAGACAGATTCGCTGTTTTTCCCTGGAAGAATATCGGATCGATTGATATTGATATAACGTCAGGATAAGGGCAGGTAAAAAGGTCGGGCTTGTTTTTTGGGAAAAGAAAAAGGGGCCGGCACGGAACCGGCCCCTGAAACCTTTACTCTCTTACTTAATCAACGGCACGATGAGGAGCGCAACGATGTTGATAACCTTTATCATCGGGTTGATCGCGGGGCCTGCCGTGTCCTTGTAAGGGTCACCGACGGTGTCACCCGTGACGGAGGCCTTGTGCCCGTCGCTCCCCTTCTTGTGCACTTTGCCGCTGTCGTCGGTAACGCCTTCTTCAAAGGATTTCTTGGCGTTGTCCCATGCGCCTCCGCCGCTTGTCATCGCTATCGCCTGGAAGAGTCCGGTCAAGATACTTCCGATAAGAACTCCACCGAGGGCTTCCCTGCCAAGGAGAATACCGACAACAATCGGAACCACCACCGGGATGAGAGCGGGAACCATCATCTGCTTGATAGCGCCCTTTGTGACGATGTCGACGCACTTGCCATACTCCGGCTTGGCCTTATATTCCATAATTCCAGGGATCTCCCTGAACTGTCTTCTCACCTCTTCAACGATGCTGCCTGCTGCCTTTCCGACAGCCTCCATGAGGAGTGAGCCGTAATAATAAGGGAGCAGACCGCCGATAAAAAGACCTGCCAAAACCATCGGGTTCGAGAGGTCAAAATAAAGCTGTGTACTAAATGACCTTGAATACTCCGCAAAGAGAACGAGGGCCGCAAGACCTGCCGACCCGATCGCATAACCCTTCGTAACAGCCTTCGTCGTATTGCCGACCGCATCGAGGGGGTCTGTGATGTTACGGATATCTTCAGGCAGTCCTGACATCTCCGCGATACCGCCTGCGTTGTCAGTAATCGGGCCATAGGAGTCGATGGCGACGACGATTCCTGTCATCGAGAGCATCGAAACCGCTGACAAGGCGATGGCAAAAAGACCGCCTGCAGCATCACCGGCAAATCCGCCGCCTAAAGCATATGCGCCGAGGATTGAGGCAACAATAACTATGACGGGCGCGGCGGTTGACTTCATGCTGACCGCGAGACCCGCTATGACGTTTGTGCCGTGGCCGGTCAGGCTGGCCTTTGCAATGTGTTTCACCGGGGGATACTGTGAAGCAGTGAAGTACTCAGTTATAACCACGATCAGTCCGGTCAATGCAAGGCCGATAATCGCCATAAGGAAAACGTTCATCTGGGTAAATGAAGGGTGAGAGACCATTGAAGTCGCATCTACGCCTTTCAGAAATTCACCCGCCACAAAATAAAATACTATTGCCGCGAGAACTCCGGCAACGGCAAGCCCCTTATAGAGGGCGCCCATGATGTACTGGCTTTTACCGAGCCTTACCGCAAATGTTCCGATGATGGAAGCGATGATCGAGATTCCGCCAAGGAGCATCGGGAATTCCACCCAGGCGCTTTCAGCGCCAAAGACCGTCTTGGCAAGGAGCATCGCCGCAACCAGGGTGACCGTGTACGTCTCATAAAGGTCAGCAGCCATTCCCGCGCAGTCACCGACGTTATCACCAACGTTGTCGGCGATAACCGCAGGATTTCTGGGATCATCTTCAGGAATTCCTGCCTCAACCTTTCCGACAAGGTCGGCTCCCACGTCTGCCGCCTTTGTATAAATTCCGCCTGCGATACGGGCGAAGACGCTCATGAGTGAGCAGCCGAAGCCGAGTCCCACGAGCGCATGGAATGCCATCTCAGGGGCTGCCTGCTTTGCTATTGTATAAAACCCGGCAAGACCTATAATCCCCAGGCCAACGACCATGACGCCGGTCACGGATCCACCCTTAAATGCAAGGCTCAGTGCGGCCTGAAGCCCTTTATGCGCGGCCTGCGTGGTGCGGACATTGGCACGTACGGTAACCCACATGCCGACAAAGCCTGCGAGAGCCGAACCCACTGTGCCGATGATGAACCCTACGGCTGTCCAGGTTCCGAGATTGGCCACCGCGATCAATATCACGAGAGCGATAAGAACGATTGCGACCGTCTTGTATTCGCGTGCAAGGAACGCATAGGCGCCCTCTTTTACGGCATTGGATATCTCCTGCATCTTTGTACTCCCGGCGTCCTGCTTCGATACCCACATGGCGGTCATCACGGCGTATATGACGCCCAACACACCACAAGCCAAGGCAAAAAGTATTGTAGAACTCATTCTCTCCTCCTTTTGTTAGATCTTCACCCAAGAGAAAACCATAAAAAAGATTTCTATGAGCATGTAGTATGGCTTCCGGATGAACAGCCTCCCCGCCATATCTGAAATCCTCACCTCCTTTAGCGTTTTGCCCCAGGGAAACGGCTCAAGGAGCCGCGGATAGAATAACCATTCCTCTCCATCTAACCTTCGCGTCTCGCGTGCCGTCGCCTCTATTCCCTTCCCGCTTCTTTCGCGAAGACCATGGCCGTAGCCCGGTATACCATATGGGCCATCTTCGAGAAAGGTGCGTACGCAAGAAGGAAGAAGACAAACACGAGATGGATGAAATATGTCGGATAGGCCAGGGTACCGATGTCGGCTAGCCTGAAGACCTCGGAGAGTATGCCTGTCGCCATGATGGCGAAGACCACGGCGATGAAGAGCCAGTCGTAGTAGCTCCCGCCGCCGGCCTTCTCCTGATTCTTGAGACGATTGCCGATGACGAGCGCGATGCCGATAAGGAGGGCGAGGGCGCTCACATTTCCGACAATTTTGAGCGGATCGTAGAGGGGAAAAGGCGAATCCCCGAAGTGAAAGACAGAAAACGCCTCGATGCCGAAAAGCTTGTGGCCGTAAAGATAGACAACGGCCCAGCTTGTAGTTATGGCGAGGCCGATAAAGGCATAGAAGACGAGGAGATGGGAGGTTGACCGCGCCTTCGTGACATTGCATTTCTTGAATCTGTTATGGGAAAGGATATCGGCAATCACGCCCTTGAGGCTGCCCATGACATCGCCCTTGAGCTTCTTCCCCTTGCTCATGGTTGCCCAGTACTTCTTCACGCCGAAGACGAAAGAAAAGACCGCGAAAATCGTCACGGCGATGAAGATCGGGTCGATGAAATGAATCGGAATGAACTTCGAAAACACGATTTTCCCTTCGGGCAGGGACGAAAGCCCGTTCTCGTATCCGACAACTCCCAGGAAGATAAGGACCGGAAGCGCGAAGAGGAGGATAAGGTACTTTGAATCGCTCACCATAGCGGCGAGGAAAGAGGGGGCTGAGAATTCCTTTATCGTCATCTTTCGTATCGCACCGAGCACCTCACCCGGCTTTGCTCCCCGCGGACAGTATGCGGTGCAGTCGCTGCATTGATGGCAGAGCCAGATATCGGGATTTCCGAAGAGTTCCTCTTTCTGTCCCCACTGGGCAAGGACCATCTCTTTTCTCGGAAAAGGCTTGTTGTCAGGGGTAACGTTGCATACCACGGAACACGTGGCGCACTGATAACACTTCTTGAGTGACTCCCCTCCATTATTGATAATGTGTCTGACGAAATTCAAATCCGGACGTATTACCTGTTCCGCCATGTACTCGCACCTCCCTGTAACAGTTCCTTGGTTTCAGTCGCCCGTCGCCGGACGAAAAACTGAGCAGAAGAACCAACGGCTTTATTTTACATTCCCTTAAACGGATTAGGACCTATCTCTTTGACCTTCTCGACGAATTCATTGATCATTTCGGGGAGCTTGTCATACTCGGAGATCGCCACCTGCATCATCTGGACCCTCTCCGCCTCAAGCTGGAGCCTGTTCAGGGTCTCCCCCACCTTGCTGAAGCGGTAATTCGCGAGCTCACTCCCCTTCACAAAGTGGCACTGATAGTTTTCTCCGTACTTGCAGCCGAGGAGGAGCACGCCGTCAATGCCTTTGGAAAGCGCATCGGCGATCCAGACAAGATTCATGCCACCGAGGCACCGCAAGGAAATAAACCGCACGCTCGGGTCGACCCCTTTACGGTTGATGGCGGCCGTATCGAGCGCTGGGTACGCATCATTTTCGCAGACCAAAGCAAGAATCCTGAAGGTCTCTTCGTCCGGTGAGTCTATCTTCTTGATCATCGAGCCTATGATATCGACGCTGTAGTCCTTGAAGGAAACGATTCTTTCCGGGCACGCACCCATGCAGGTCCCGCACCTCCTGCACCTGTTCAGCTTGTAGAAGGGAATGCCCTTTTCATCCTCCTCGATGGCGCCGAACGGACATTCTTCCGTGCACCTCTTGCATGCCGTGCACTTGATGAGCAGCGGATCGGGGAAGGTCAGGTCCCATGCCCGCGGATGGACAGCCATGCCCTTGGCCACATGGTCTAGGCATTGAATCGCCTTGAATGCCGCGCCCGCCGCATCCTCCTGCGCCTCAGCCATGTTCATGGGCTGTCTGACGGCCCCGGCAGCATAGACACCGGTCCTCCGCGTCTCATACTGAAAGCATATGAAGTTCGAGTCTGCAAAGCCGCACGCGCCTTCGAGGGAAGGGATCTCGGGACCCTGGCGGTAGGCGAGGTTCAGGATGAAATCCGGCTTCGGAACCGTCTCGAGGTATGCCTTCTTCGCGTCATCGCCCTTGGCCGCTTCCTGGGTAAGGTTATCGAGATACTCCTGAGGTCCCCTTGTGGTCGGTACCATGCCGGTGGCGAGCACCACGAGATCGGCCTCGACCCTCACTTTTTCGCCAAGGAGGGTATTCTCCGCCTCGACAAGGAGATTCCCGTTCCCCGCATCTGCAATTCCCTTCACGTCGGCCTTCGTCAGCATGACCCCGGGATCGTTCTGTGCCTCCTGATAATACGCCTCGAGCCTTCCGGGAGTCCTGATATCGATGTAAAAGATCATGGCAGCCGCATCCGGATTCTGCCGGACATACCTTGCCTGCTTGAGGGAGGTGACGCAGCACATCGAGGAGCAATAGGGGAGATGGTTTGGATCTCTCTGGCCTGCACACTGTATGAACGCAACCTTTTTCGCCTCCTTACCGTCAGAAGGCCTCATGATCTTTCCGTTGTTATTCTTTGCGATCTCTTCGAACTCCAAGTTGGTCACCACGTCCTTGAATTTCCCGTAACCGAGGTGATCCAGTTTCGTTGCGTCATAGGGCTTCCAGCCCGTTGCCATCACGATCGCCCCGATCTTTATCGTTTCCGAATTGCCGTCCGAGGCTATGGTTACATCGTAGACCCCGGGCTGGCCCTCGGTCTTTGCGATCACCGATGACTTGTATACCTTGATATCGGGGTGGCTCTCGACCTTATTAACAATCGAGGCGATGTCCGTATCGACGATAAGCGGCTCCTTGAATTCTCCCGTCGGTATCTTCTTGTAGAGCTTACCGGTAAAGCCTCCAAGCTGAGGCTCCTTCTCGACAAGGACCACCTTATTCCCCCCGTCGGCCGCTGCGAGGGCCGCTGTCATGCCGGAAATGCCGCCGCCCACGACGAGTATGGTATTGTTGAGGTCTTCGAGGATATTCGGCTCAGGAAGGTCGCCCCTCTGTGTCTTGACAATACCCATCATGAGGTAATCCTCTGCAATGCTCTGGGTCTCATCGGTCATGGCCGGCTGGGTCCAGGCGACAAACTCCCGTATGTTGACCCGCTCTGTTATCGTCCCGGGGAAATCGAACTCCTCGAACTTCACCCGAGGAGAGCAGGCAGCGATTGTCAGGGTGTTGATTCCCTCGTTCTTTATATCGTCTTTGATGAGCTGAAGGCCTTCGGGGCCGCAGAGGATGCCGTGGGTCTTGCAGACCGGAACCTGCATGTCTTTTGTCGCGGTATTGGTGAGCTTCTCTATATCAATCGCCTCTCCTATGCCGCAGCCCTTACAGATATATACGCCGAATTTCTTCTCCATCCCTATTTCCTCCTCAAGCTCTGGATGCTCTTGATGACGACCCCCGTGGCATCTTGAGCTGAACGCGCGACATCAACAGGGCTCTTCAGTGTTCCCACCGCATAAACCCCCTTCTTCGCAGAGGTGTCAACAAATCCGTCAGGTGTATACGTAACGTCCTTCGCGATCTTCGTCTCTTTCGTGCCGGGCACCATGCCTGTTGCGAGGACAACCATGTCGAAGCTTGCCTTGATCTTTTTGCCGCCGAAGACATCTTCCACTTCGACAATAACATCCTTTGTCGCAGGATCTTCCGCAATGCCCGCGACTTTACCCTTCGTGAGGGTCACGTTGGGGTCTTCCTTTGCTTTCCAGAGGAACCGGTGCTCATAAAGGCCCGGGGTTCTCAGATCGATGTAAAAGACCTGTGCCTTCGAATCGGGATACTGCTCCCTCACGTACATGGCCTGTTTGAGCGAGGCAAGACAACATATGTATGAGCAGTAGGGGAGATGGTTTTCGTCTCTCGAACCGGCGCACTGGACGAAGGCGATGTTCTTCACCTCCTTGCCGTCGGAGGGACGGACGATCCTGCCGCTCGTCGGACCATTCGGTGCGGAAAGCCGCTCCATCATCATGTTCGTAATCACATTCTGAACCCGTCCGAATCCGAGGATGTCCATTCGCGTTGCGTCATAGGGGCTCCATCCCGTTGCCATGACGATGGCGCCGGCCTTGAGCTTTATCGTCTCGGGCTTCATGTTCAGATCGATCGCGTCATATTTGCATGCATAGGCACATGCCTTCATGCAGTCCTTCGCGCAGGCAGTATCGTCAATCACGTACTGAAAAGGGAAGGCCTGGTTAAAAGGGATATAGGCCGCCTTCGTCTTGTCCATGCCGAAGTTGAAATCATTGCTCCTGTGAGACGGACAGGCCTGTGCGCAGGCGTCACAGCCCACGCATTTATCATTCACATACCTCGGTTTCACCTTGACGGTGACGTCAAAATTTCCCTCTTCCCCCTTGATCTCCTCCACCTCGGCGAGGGTAAGGAACCTGACCTGTGAGCTGTTCTTGATGCGCTTGAACTGTATCTCAAGGCCGCAATTGGGCGGGCAGAGCTTCCAGAAATACTTGTTGAGCTGAGCCACCCTTCCGCCAAGATAGGGGTTCTTTTCGACAATGACCACATCGCATCCGGCCTCAGCAGCCTCCACCGCCGCAGTGAGCCCGCTGAAACCGCCGCCGATCACGAGAACTGTCTTATTTTCCGCCATCTCCATCCTCCTTAAGGCAGTAAGTCACAAAGAGATTCTTATGTCACGGTTCTGGGGTAATAACATAAACGCCTCTTTTTGACCTACAGAAAAATCGGGGGAGGGCATCGCCCTCCCCCTCCGCATCAACTACGGAAACATCTGGACGTAAGGAACCTTCTTGAATTCCCATGCATGCGTCTCCGCATTATACTTCGAGTTCGTGAAGCACTTCCAGTTTGTGTCATCGATCTTGTTGAAGTCGCCCCTGTAGTAGTAGCCGGGGTACCTTGACTCCTCTCTAAAGAGGATGTGTCTTGCGTGTGCTTCAACAGAGAGGATTCTGTGATAATTCTCATTGCACCTGAGGAGCTCATGGAGGTCCTTTGCTGCCATCCTGCCTGCATCCTCTTTGAGCAGCTCGAGTTTCTTGAGACCCTCTTCGAGCATCGTCTTTGAGGTCATGTACCAGGTGGCTACCCCGCCAAAGTACTCGTCGGCGATCTTCTGGAGCCTCAACTGAAGGGCCTTCGGACCGATATAGTTGGGGTTAATCGTGGGATCCGTCGAGTATGTCTTATACTTCTCATAGAGCTCAAAGGGGAGATACATCTCGGCAACGACTTCATCAGCAGATTTCTTCGGAGCCGGTTTGTAGTCCGGATGATCGAGAATAAAGGCCAATGCAGCCTTCGCAGCTATTCTGCCCTCTGCGTGGGAGCCGGATGAGAATTTGTGGCCTGATGCACCGACCACGTCGCCTGCCATGAAGAGGCCGGGCACGGTAGACATCCTGTTGTATCCCCAGCTGTAGTGCTCCGGAGTGCCGGGGATATCGCCAGGTCCGGACACCCAGAACCCTGCGCAGCCCGCGTGTGAGCCGAGGAGATACGGCTCTGTCGGCATAATCTCGGAAGGAGTCTTGTCGGGCTCGATATTGTGTGCTGCCCAAATGGATGCCTGTCCGATCGCCATATCAAGGAAGTCTTCCCATGCCTCTGCCTCGAGGTGTTTCATCTTCTTGGCGCCTTCCTTATCGCCAAGCTTCTCCTTGAAGGCCTTCCCTAACTCTGCCATCGCCTCGTGCGTCCTCATGATGATGGGGCCCTTGCCGTCCTTCATCGCCCTCATCATGAGATGGTTCCTGATGGCTGTGCCGAGACCCTTTGCATAGTCTCCGTATCTGGCTACCGCATCATCGAAGTACTCCTTGTTTACACAGTAATCTTCCCCGTAGCTGTCTGTTGCCTTTGCCTTAAAGAACAGGAACCATGCGCCGACAGGACCATATCCGTCCTTAAACCGTGCGGGCACGAACCGGTTCTCCATCAGGGTCAGCTCAGCTCCGGCCTGCATGCCGAAGGCATACCCCGAGCCTGCGCTAAACACCGGGTACCAGGTCCTTCCCATACCTTCACCGACGGACCTCGGCCTGAAGCAATTGACCGCACCGGCAGTAGCGTTGATTAAGGCCTTTGCCTTGAAGACATAGGTCTTGTTCTCTCTTACGCTGAAGCCCGCTGCCCCTGCTATGTTCTTTCCGTTCGCGTCCATGAGAGGGCTATGGATCAGAACCCTTTCAAAATGGTTTTGGGCCATACCGGTCTTCTCCCTATTGGTCTGGAGAGCTCTCTTTGCAGCCTCTGCAACGATAACCTTGTAAGATTCACCGTTGATCATGATCTGCCATTTGCCGGACCGTACCGGAGTCCCGCCGTCCTTGAGCATTTTCTTTCCGGCATCTCTCGCCTGGAACCCGTCGAGAGAGAAACCGTCATCGCCCTTCTTCCAGATCGGGAGGCCCCATTCTTCAAAGAGCTGCACAGAGTCATCAACGACTCTGCCAAGGTCGTATACAAGGTCTTCCCTGATGATGCCCATCAGGTCGTTTCTCACATATTTAACATAATCAGCCACCTTATTCTCACCGACATAGGTATTGATGGCGGAAAGGCCCATTGCGACTGCGCCGCTTCTGTCCGTGGCAGCCTTGTCGACCAGGACGACCTTCATCCCCTTCTCATTTGCCCAGCGGCATGCCTCAAATGCTGCGCCGCATCCTGCCATACCGCCACCCATGATCAGGAGATCACACTCGACTTCGGTCACTTCAGGCTTTTGACAATATGAAAATGTACAGGTCTCTTTTTCCATGTATATTCACCTCCTATTCATTTCTTGCCGGACCGGTAAAGAACCCAGGCTTTTTGATTGTCGCAAAATCCGGTGCCGGTTTGCCCGCAAACGGGTCCACCGAACCCTCAGCAGTCGTCCTGATCGGGAACTTGAACCTCTTGAGTATTCCGTTCCTGAACTTAATGGTCCACATAATGGAGTCCGTCCCTCTCATCGGGATGGTGCTCGACCCGAGGGGAACGAAGTCTGAATAACCCCTGACCTCGATCGCCTGCTGCGGGCAGATCTTCACACAGTTAAAGCACTCCCAGCACTGCTCGGGCTCCTGATTGTACGCCTTCATCTTTTCCCTGTCGAGCGCCATGAGATCATGAGGACAGATATACTGGCACGCCGTCTTATCCTGAGCCTTACAGCCATCACACTTTTCGGTAATCACGAAACTTGGCATGTTCCTTAACCTCCTTTTCGTTTCTTAATAGTAGGCCTTAGCGCAGAAGGCCAGTCTTCCTGATTGATGCGTAAACGTTCCACCTCCTCTCACCTCTGAAATCATACCTTGCGAGTCTGGAGCTCTCAGTAGAAACGCTCTCCGGACCCTTCACCCCGAACTCAGAACTTATTTTATTCCCTCAGAATATTTGTGAGTCTTTATCTCAACCTTTTCTGTCAGTCCTTCATAGTATTTTCTCAATATCGCAAGGACCTCGGGCCGGCTGAAGTGGTCCGGCACTTCCTCATTCTCTGAGAGCATCTTTCTCAATTTGGTCCCGCTCAGGAGCATCCTGTCTTCCTTGCCGTGACAGCATGTCCTCATCGATGCCATTCCAT from Thermodesulfovibrionales bacterium carries:
- a CDS encoding sodium-translocating pyrophosphatase, which codes for MSSTILFALACGVLGVIYAVMTAMWVSKQDAGSTKMQEISNAVKEGAYAFLAREYKTVAIVLIALVILIAVANLGTWTAVGFIIGTVGSALAGFVGMWVTVRANVRTTQAAHKGLQAALSLAFKGGSVTGVMVVGLGIIGLAGFYTIAKQAAPEMAFHALVGLGFGCSLMSVFARIAGGIYTKAADVGADLVGKVEAGIPEDDPRNPAVIADNVGDNVGDCAGMAADLYETYTVTLVAAMLLAKTVFGAESAWVEFPMLLGGISIIASIIGTFAVRLGKSQYIMGALYKGLAVAGVLAAIVFYFVAGEFLKGVDATSMVSHPSFTQMNVFLMAIIGLALTGLIVVITEYFTASQYPPVKHIAKASLTGHGTNVIAGLAVSMKSTAAPVIVIVASILGAYALGGGFAGDAAGGLFAIALSAVSMLSMTGIVVAIDSYGPITDNAGGIAEMSGLPEDIRNITDPLDAVGNTTKAVTKGYAIGSAGLAALVLFAEYSRSFSTQLYFDLSNPMVLAGLFIGGLLPYYYGSLLMEAVGKAAGSIVEEVRRQFREIPGIMEYKAKPEYGKCVDIVTKGAIKQMMVPALIPVVVPIVVGILLGREALGGVLIGSILTGLFQAIAMTSGGGAWDNAKKSFEEGVTDDSGKVHKKGSDGHKASVTGDTVGDPYKDTAGPAINPMIKVINIVALLIVPLIK
- the qmoC gene encoding quinone-interacting membrane-bound oxidoreductase complex subunit QmoC, translated to MAEQVIRPDLNFVRHIINNGGESLKKCYQCATCSVVCNVTPDNKPFPRKEMVLAQWGQKEELFGNPDIWLCHQCSDCTAYCPRGAKPGEVLGAIRKMTIKEFSAPSFLAAMVSDSKYLILLFALPVLIFLGVVGYENGLSSLPEGKIVFSKFIPIHFIDPIFIAVTIFAVFSFVFGVKKYWATMSKGKKLKGDVMGSLKGVIADILSHNRFKKCNVTKARSTSHLLVFYAFIGLAITTSWAVVYLYGHKLFGIEAFSVFHFGDSPFPLYDPLKIVGNVSALALLIGIALVIGNRLKNQEKAGGGSYYDWLFIAVVFAIMATGILSEVFRLADIGTLAYPTYFIHLVFVFFLLAYAPFSKMAHMVYRATAMVFAKEAGRE
- a CDS encoding FAD-dependent oxidoreductase, with the protein product MEKKFGVYICKGCGIGEAIDIEKLTNTATKDMQVPVCKTHGILCGPEGLQLIKDDIKNEGINTLTIAACSPRVKFEEFDFPGTITERVNIREFVAWTQPAMTDETQSIAEDYLMMGIVKTQRGDLPEPNILEDLNNTILVVGGGISGMTAALAAADGGNKVVLVEKEPQLGGFTGKLYKKIPTGEFKEPLIVDTDIASIVNKVESHPDIKVYKSSVIAKTEGQPGVYDVTIASDGNSETIKIGAIVMATGWKPYDATKLDHLGYGKFKDVVTNLEFEEIAKNNNGKIMRPSDGKEAKKVAFIQCAGQRDPNHLPYCSSMCCVTSLKQARYVRQNPDAAAMIFYIDIRTPGRLEAYYQEAQNDPGVMLTKADVKGIADAGNGNLLVEAENTLLGEKVRVEADLVVLATGMVPTTRGPQEYLDNLTQEAAKGDDAKKAYLETVPKPDFILNLAYRQGPEIPSLEGACGFADSNFICFQYETRRTGVYAAGAVRQPMNMAEAQEDAAGAAFKAIQCLDHVAKGMAVHPRAWDLTFPDPLLIKCTACKRCTEECPFGAIEEDEKGIPFYKLNRCRRCGTCMGACPERIVSFKDYSVDIIGSMIKKIDSPDEETFRILALVCENDAYPALDTAAINRKGVDPSVRFISLRCLGGMNLVWIADALSKGIDGVLLLGCKYGENYQCHFVKGSELANYRFSKVGETLNRLQLEAERVQMMQVAISEYDKLPEMINEFVEKVKEIGPNPFKGM
- a CDS encoding CoB--CoM heterodisulfide reductase iron-sulfur subunit A family protein encodes the protein MAENKTVLVIGGGFSGLTAAVEAAEAGCDVVIVEKNPYLGGRVAQLNKYFWKLCPPNCGLEIQFKRIKNSSQVRFLTLAEVEEIKGEEGNFDVTVKVKPRYVNDKCVGCDACAQACPSHRSNDFNFGMDKTKAAYIPFNQAFPFQYVIDDTACAKDCMKACAYACKYDAIDLNMKPETIKLKAGAIVMATGWSPYDATRMDILGFGRVQNVITNMMMERLSAPNGPTSGRIVRPSDGKEVKNIAFVQCAGSRDENHLPYCSYICCLASLKQAMYVREQYPDSKAQVFYIDLRTPGLYEHRFLWKAKEDPNVTLTKGKVAGIAEDPATKDVIVEVEDVFGGKKIKASFDMVVLATGMVPGTKETKIAKDVTYTPDGFVDTSAKKGVYAVGTLKSPVDVARSAQDATGVVIKSIQSLRRK
- the aprA gene encoding adenylyl-sulfate reductase subunit alpha; the protein is MEKETCTFSYCQKPEVTEVECDLLIMGGGMAGCGAAFEACRWANEKGMKVVLVDKAATDRSGAVAMGLSAINTYVGENKVADYVKYVRNDLMGIIREDLVYDLGRVVDDSVQLFEEWGLPIWKKGDDGFSLDGFQARDAGKKMLKDGGTPVRSGKWQIMINGESYKVIVAEAAKRALQTNREKTGMAQNHFERVLIHSPLMDANGKNIAGAAGFSVRENKTYVFKAKALINATAGAVNCFRPRSVGEGMGRTWYPVFSAGSGYAFGMQAGAELTLMENRFVPARFKDGYGPVGAWFLFFKAKATDSYGEDYCVNKEYFDDAVARYGDYAKGLGTAIRNHLMMRAMKDGKGPIIMRTHEAMAELGKAFKEKLGDKEGAKKMKHLEAEAWEDFLDMAIGQASIWAAHNIEPDKTPSEIMPTEPYLLGSHAGCAGFWVSGPGDIPGTPEHYSWGYNRMSTVPGLFMAGDVVGASGHKFSSGSHAEGRIAAKAALAFILDHPDYKPAPKKSADEVVAEMYLPFELYEKYKTYSTDPTINPNYIGPKALQLRLQKIADEYFGGVATWYMTSKTMLEEGLKKLELLKEDAGRMAAKDLHELLRCNENYHRILSVEAHARHILFREESRYPGYYYRGDFNKIDDTNWKCFTNSKYNAETHAWEFKKVPYVQMFP
- the aprB gene encoding adenylyl-sulfate reductase subunit beta codes for the protein MPSFVITEKCDGCKAQDKTACQYICPHDLMALDREKMKAYNQEPEQCWECFNCVKICPQQAIEVRGYSDFVPLGSSTIPMRGTDSIMWTIKFRNGILKRFKFPIRTTAEGSVDPFAGKPAPDFATIKKPGFFTGPARNE